TCAATGCCAAAGGGCATAAGATGGAAGCAGAAGTTGAAAATGAGATCGAAGCATATATTGATGGGGAGATCCATGAAATCCCATTTGCAACAAAGAAAGAGATTGGACGAGCAAAAGACTATGCAGCCGGAAGAAATCATTATATCGGATATCTGATCTCTACAGCAACAAGATCATTTAAAGGTGTCAAAGTCGGATTAGACTGCTCTAACGGAAGCTCATTTGCAATCGCAGAGAATGTATTTAAAGCACTTGGTGCAGAGACACATGTGATCAATAATGAACCAGATGGAACAAATATCAATACAAACTGTGGATCTACACATATCGAGATCTTACAGGGATATGTAAAAGAAAACCACTTAGATGTTGGATTTGCATATGATGGAGATGCAGACCGTTGTATCGCAGTCGATGAGAATGGACAGGTTGTCGATGGAGATCTGATCCTTTATGTATGTGGACAGTATCTGAAGAAACACGGAGACTTGAACAATAATACAGTTGTTACAACTGTAATGTCCAATCTTGGATTATATAAAGCGTTTGATGCAGCAGGAATTGCTTATGAGAAGACTGCTGTTGGAGACAAATATGTTAATGAGAATATGGTGAAGAATGGTCACGCATTAGGTGGAGAACAGTCTGGACATATCATTTTCAGCAAGTTTGCAACAACAGGAGATGGTATTTTAACATCCTTAAAGATCATGGAAGCAATGATCGAGCAGAAACAAAGCCTTGCACAGTTAGCAGAACCCGTTGAGATCTTCCCACAGATCCTTGAAAATGTCCGTGTATATGACAAAGCAGTTGCACAGGCAGATGAAGACGTACAGAAAGCAGTTAAGGAAGTAGAAGCAGAACTTGGAGATGAAGGAAGAATTCTTGTACGTGAAAGTGGAACAGAACCATTAGTACGTGTTATGGTTGAGGCAAGAAGCCATGAGATCTGCCGTGAGAAAGTAGATAAAGTGGTCAAAGTTTTAAGAGAGAAAGGTCACGTAATCAAATAATCTATGGAAAAATTATATGCGGATATAATTATTAATATTTCACATGAGGCACTGGATAAGGTGTTTGCCTATAAGGTGCCTTTTTCCATGATCAAGGATATTCGGGTGGGACAGCAAGTCGTTGTCCCATTTGGACGTTCTAATAAGGAACAGACGGGATATGTAGTCAACCTTTCACGGACAGTTGACTATGATGAGAGTAAAGTCAAAGAAATCTTAAGGATTGAGACGGATCATGTTGGTGTGGAGTCAAATATGATCGAGTTAGCTGCGTGGATCAGAGAGAATTATGGATCAACAATGATCCAGGCATTAAAAACCGTACTTCCAGTGCAGGAAAAAGTTGCACGAAAAGCGAGAAAATACATTGAGCTATGCATTGAGAAAGTGCATGGACCAGCGATGCTTGATGAATATTTCAGTAAGCATTATGTGGCGAAAGCAAGACTTCTTGCAGCTTTATTAGACCATGGGAAGATCTCATGGGAAATGGCATCGAAAGATCTAAAGATTTCAAAAAGTACAGTAGACAGCATGGAAAAAGAAGGAATTCTTCATGTTGTGACAGAATATTATTACCGGAATCCTGGAGAGTTCAGTATAGCAAAAGCAGAAGCGCATATGTTAAATGAACAGCAACAGGAACTGATCGATGAATTTCGGGAAGATTTTTTAAGAGAAGACCACAAAACCTATCTTTTACATGGAATCACAGGAAGTGGGAAGACAGAAGTTTATCTCGCAGCGATCGAAGAAGTGATCAAACAAGGAAAACAGGCAATCGTCCTGATCCCAGAGATCGCACTGACTTATCAGACGGTTACAAGGTTTACCAAACGATTTGGAGAGCGTGTATCAATTCTGAATTCACGATTATCCAAAGGTGAGAGATACGATCAGTGGCTTCGTGCACAGAGGGGAGACGTGGATGTGATTATTGGACCACGCTCTGCATTGTTTGTTCCATTTCTGAATCTTGGGCTGATTGTGATCGATGAGGAACATGAAGGCAGTTACAAGAGTGAACAAACTCCCAAATACCATGCAAGAGAAGTTGCGATCAAGAAAGCACAGATGGAAGGTGCATCGGTGATCTTAGGTTCGGCGACACCATCAGTTGAGAGTTATAAACATGCACTGGATGGAACTTATCGGCTGTGGGAGTTGACAAAACGAGCCAAAGAAGCAGTGTTACCGCAAGTCTATATTGAAGATCTAAGAGAAGAATTAAAAGCGGGAAACCGCAGCATGTTCAGCCGAAGACTGAAAGAACTGATAAAGGATCGTTTGAATAAAGGTGAACAGATCATGTTGTTCTTAAACCGGCGTGGTTATGCGGGATTCGTTTCATGCAGAAGCTGTGGTCATGTCATGGAATGTCCTCATTGTGATATTTCTATGACATATCACAGAGATGGAAGACTGCGCTGCCATTATTGCGGATATGAACAGCCGATGCTGAAGGTTTGTCCAGAGTGTGGAAGTCCGTATATTGGAACATTCGGTCTTGGAACCCAGAAAGTGGAAGCTGCATTATACAAAGAATTTCCACAAGCAAAAGTGCTTCGTATGGATATGGATACGACGAAGAGAAAAAATAGTCATGAACAGATCTTATCGGCATTTTCTGATGGAGAAGCAGATATTTTAGTGGGAACACAGATGATCGTCAAAGGACATGATTTTGCGAATGTAACATTGGTAGGAGTTTTGGCAGCAGATCTTTCCCTGCATGCCAATGATTACCGGGCAGGAGAAAGAACATTCCAGTTATTGACACAGGCTGCGGGAAGAGCAGGAAGAGGCGACAAACCAGGAGAAGTAGTGATCCAGACATATTCCCCAGAACATTACAGTATCCAGACTGCAGCTAAACAGGATTATCACGCATTTTACAAAGAAGAGATTAGCTACCGAAGCTTGATGAGATATCCACCAGAATGGCAGATGTTGGTCGTATTTGCATCAGGAGAAGATAAAGCATGGCTTGATAAAGTAATGGATGCGATGGCAAATGTAGTAAAACATATGGATCTGATGGTGATCGGGCCGAGCGAGGCAGGATTTGGCAAGATCAATGATCAATACCGCAAAGTGATATATATTAAGAATAAAGATTACGAGACACTGGTGAAAGCAAAGAACCGTCTGGAACAGTGGATCGATTTAAATAAGATCAGGAAAAATTTACTGGTCAATTTTGATTTTAACCCAATGAATAGTTATTAAAAGAAAGGGAGAACAATTATGGCAATTCGACAGATTCGAGTATTAGGAGACGATGTTTTAAGAAAAAAATGTAAAGAAGTAAAAGAAATGACACCAAGAATGCATACATTAGTAGAAGATATGTATGATACAATGTATGAAGCAATGGGTGTTGGTCTTGCAGCACCTCAGGTTGGAATCTTAAAAAGAATCGTAGTCATTGATACTGGAGAAGAGGGAGAATGTGTAACTCTTGTCAATCCAGTGATCACACTGAAAGAAGGAGAGCAGGTAGGAGAAGAAGGATGTTTAAGCCTTCCAGGAAAAGTAGCAGTTGTGAAACGTCCAGATCATGTGATCTGTGAAGCATTTGATGAAGATATGAATCCGATCACAGTAGAAGGATTTGGATTATTTGCAAGAGCGCTCTGCCATGAAACAGACCATTTGGATGGAATTTTATATCCAGATGTAGCAGAAGAACCAGCAAGAGACGTCACGATGGAAGAGGTAGAATAAGATGAAAGCAGTATTTATGGGAACACCGGAGTTCGCAGTACCAACACTGCAGGCACTGATCGATCACCATGAAGTGCTTGCTGTTGTGACACAGCCGGATAAAC
The sequence above is drawn from the Anaerostipes hadrus ATCC 29173 = JCM 17467 genome and encodes:
- the glmM gene encoding phosphoglucosamine mutase, giving the protein MGKYFGTDGFRGEANINLTVEHAYKVGRYIGWYFNQKSSSRAKIVIGKDTRRSSYMFENALVAGLTASGADAYMLYVTTTPSVAYVVRTEQFDCGIMISASHNPYYDNGIKLINAKGHKMEAEVENEIEAYIDGEIHEIPFATKKEIGRAKDYAAGRNHYIGYLISTATRSFKGVKVGLDCSNGSSFAIAENVFKALGAETHVINNEPDGTNINTNCGSTHIEILQGYVKENHLDVGFAYDGDADRCIAVDENGQVVDGDLILYVCGQYLKKHGDLNNNTVVTTVMSNLGLYKAFDAAGIAYEKTAVGDKYVNENMVKNGHALGGEQSGHIIFSKFATTGDGILTSLKIMEAMIEQKQSLAQLAEPVEIFPQILENVRVYDKAVAQADEDVQKAVKEVEAELGDEGRILVRESGTEPLVRVMVEARSHEICREKVDKVVKVLREKGHVIK
- the priA gene encoding replication restart helicase PriA codes for the protein MEKLYADIIINISHEALDKVFAYKVPFSMIKDIRVGQQVVVPFGRSNKEQTGYVVNLSRTVDYDESKVKEILRIETDHVGVESNMIELAAWIRENYGSTMIQALKTVLPVQEKVARKARKYIELCIEKVHGPAMLDEYFSKHYVAKARLLAALLDHGKISWEMASKDLKISKSTVDSMEKEGILHVVTEYYYRNPGEFSIAKAEAHMLNEQQQELIDEFREDFLREDHKTYLLHGITGSGKTEVYLAAIEEVIKQGKQAIVLIPEIALTYQTVTRFTKRFGERVSILNSRLSKGERYDQWLRAQRGDVDVIIGPRSALFVPFLNLGLIVIDEEHEGSYKSEQTPKYHAREVAIKKAQMEGASVILGSATPSVESYKHALDGTYRLWELTKRAKEAVLPQVYIEDLREELKAGNRSMFSRRLKELIKDRLNKGEQIMLFLNRRGYAGFVSCRSCGHVMECPHCDISMTYHRDGRLRCHYCGYEQPMLKVCPECGSPYIGTFGLGTQKVEAALYKEFPQAKVLRMDMDTTKRKNSHEQILSAFSDGEADILVGTQMIVKGHDFANVTLVGVLAADLSLHANDYRAGERTFQLLTQAAGRAGRGDKPGEVVIQTYSPEHYSIQTAAKQDYHAFYKEEISYRSLMRYPPEWQMLVVFASGEDKAWLDKVMDAMANVVKHMDLMVIGPSEAGFGKINDQYRKVIYIKNKDYETLVKAKNRLEQWIDLNKIRKNLLVNFDFNPMNSY
- the def gene encoding peptide deformylase; translated protein: MAIRQIRVLGDDVLRKKCKEVKEMTPRMHTLVEDMYDTMYEAMGVGLAAPQVGILKRIVVIDTGEEGECVTLVNPVITLKEGEQVGEEGCLSLPGKVAVVKRPDHVICEAFDEDMNPITVEGFGLFARALCHETDHLDGILYPDVAEEPARDVTMEEVE